A window from Bacteroidota bacterium encodes these proteins:
- a CDS encoding hybrid sensor histidine kinase/response regulator: protein MENKNFKILIVDDVPTNIQVLGSILRNESYQIAFASSGKQALSLIETQQVDLILLDIMMPEMDGFEVCKILKQNPKTKDISIVFLTAKVEKENIVRGFELGGQDYITKPFNPLELLARVNTQLKLIDHRRELVKLNDMLEQRVEERTNQLVEANSKLLLLDNAKSNFLNIISHQIRTPLTGIVGYSALLMEALENEEHKTYMKIVQESSDKLIKFSETALLITSLSADKYNVKIVPTYISQVVNQAVSKIQPEIEKKNINLNVLLQSDELKFSVDDELTTRCFDIILENAIQHSPEGGEICIKAKIEDYKITIDFTDEGVGFDQDFIEAFNKKNPQHDLLENQNIGLGLVASKYILEAHNANISLSNNENFGACVKLSFPYF, encoded by the coding sequence ATGGAAAACAAAAATTTCAAAATTTTAATAGTTGACGATGTCCCAACTAATATTCAAGTTTTAGGAAGCATATTAAGAAACGAATCTTACCAAATTGCATTTGCTTCAAGCGGAAAACAAGCACTATCATTAATTGAAACACAACAAGTTGATCTTATTTTGTTAGACATAATGATGCCTGAAATGGACGGTTTCGAAGTTTGCAAAATCCTAAAACAAAATCCGAAAACTAAAGATATATCCATAGTTTTTTTAACTGCTAAAGTTGAAAAAGAAAACATAGTAAGAGGATTTGAATTGGGTGGACAAGATTATATTACCAAGCCATTCAATCCTTTAGAACTTCTGGCTCGTGTAAATACCCAACTAAAATTAATAGATCATCGCAGAGAACTTGTTAAACTAAACGATATGCTCGAACAAAGGGTTGAAGAGCGTACAAATCAATTAGTTGAAGCCAACAGCAAGCTTTTGTTGCTCGACAATGCAAAAAGTAATTTTCTAAATATCATAAGCCACCAAATACGTACACCGCTTACCGGAATAGTAGGTTATAGTGCACTTTTGATGGAGGCATTAGAAAATGAGGAGCATAAAACTTACATGAAAATAGTTCAAGAATCATCAGACAAACTTATCAAATTCTCCGAAACAGCCCTGTTAATCACTTCTTTAAGTGCCGATAAATATAATGTAAAAATTGTTCCAACCTATATTAGCCAAGTTGTTAATCAAGCTGTTTCAAAAATACAACCCGAAATTGAGAAGAAAAATATTAATCTAAATGTTCTACTTCAATCAGACGAATTAAAATTCTCTGTTGACGATGAATTAACAACAAGGTGTTTTGATATTATTCTTGAAAATGCAATACAACATTCACCCGAAGGAGGCGAAATATGCATTAAAGCTAAAATAGAAGACTACAAAATCACAATCGATTTTACTGATGAAGGCGTAGGTTTCGATCAAGATTTTATCGAGGCATTTAACAAAAAAAATCCACAGCACGACCTTCTTGAAAATCAAAATATTGGTTTAGGCTTAGTCGCCTCAAAATATATTTTAGA
- a CDS encoding PAS domain-containing protein: MTSILREPITKRILILVLVSFAALVLVIYVENIFYNDSQKLTVELNNQYASRNILKSVNRNLLEIEREYNGYNILDSISDIRNSGNKIKQSVAKISEILNIYRKGGIYKDTLYLNLYEIDEIVEEFHFSASEDSTTLSILDEMEQNLEEILFSSNQLISTLIRKSNITDELRSNMLEKAIASIKIQTEPIITNFRNDVNFLRFETNEEIILIEDSKKKSIHAFFFFRYIFVGIALLIIFAAFMMIFIQIKNIIDERKKDSELLYENNLMIEDILESVPVGIVIVNKRKRVIMVNRNAMEMLEISDRNIILQKYWSDLFKISDPNKTIEIKNIEAKLIINKEKSIPIIKSAIPIQIKKELAIIEAFMDITDRYEAEEKLIKAIERVKFGNKSKDIYFNTMIQNLKNPIKLIHNYSKSLLTHDFSEKQKFYLDSIDNNSKYLLEHINDVNDLSSIYDSQIEIFISIVDVFSFSTKVKDIFSNLFSKKDDIRFNFQTDKNMPKLLYFDEKRLRQIISSILRSILQYTKRGEVSVLISYVLSDIVENTVDLIVKIEENFQSIPQEYIRKIFNSSTEISELSKTCELNSSILELAFSFQLAKIMNGTITVSDYKNRGRAFRIVLKNIKIADNQDIDTNVSEFDFNNIEFDNAKILLLDSNHLNCTLIKDFFANTNLQFIEMDDGYDAVYTTRMRKPDLIMISRNLKGLSDIETVRNIKNEKLSEDTPIIGILESEDELGSDNDFYLNYFNSVLIKPLNKAKLVGEFLKYLKNSAKPRKIISPSEKKKTIKIESSPLDLSKVIIELETTIKEEWKEVRNSHLINEIEDFGNKVRLLGVNHSIPNLQLYGEEIILASKNFDIPNLSATLKNYNLMVENLKSGKKYN, from the coding sequence CCTAATTTTAGTATTAGTATCCTTTGCTGCCTTGGTTTTAGTGATATATGTTGAGAACATTTTTTATAACGATTCTCAAAAACTTACAGTTGAATTAAACAATCAATATGCCAGCAGAAATATATTAAAATCTGTGAATAGGAATCTTTTAGAAATAGAAAGAGAATATAATGGATATAATATTCTTGACAGTATTTCTGACATTAGAAATTCCGGTAATAAAATAAAACAATCTGTAGCTAAAATATCTGAAATTCTTAATATTTATCGCAAAGGAGGAATTTACAAAGATACCTTGTACTTAAATCTATATGAAATAGATGAAATTGTTGAAGAGTTTCATTTTTCAGCTTCGGAAGACTCAACTACTCTTTCTATTTTAGATGAAATGGAACAAAATTTAGAAGAAATTCTATTTTCCTCAAATCAACTTATCAGTACATTAATTCGAAAATCGAATATTACAGACGAACTAAGGTCAAATATGCTTGAAAAAGCTATTGCATCAATAAAAATTCAAACTGAACCAATTATTACTAATTTTAGAAACGATGTTAATTTTTTACGTTTTGAAACAAATGAAGAAATAATACTTATTGAAGATTCTAAAAAAAAATCTATCCATGCTTTTTTCTTCTTTCGATACATTTTTGTTGGGATTGCTCTGCTGATAATATTCGCTGCATTTATGATGATTTTTATTCAAATAAAAAATATAATAGATGAGCGAAAAAAAGATTCAGAATTGCTATACGAGAACAATTTGATGATAGAAGATATTTTAGAATCAGTTCCAGTAGGAATTGTAATAGTGAATAAACGCAAGAGAGTAATTATGGTGAATAGGAATGCCATGGAAATGTTAGAAATTTCTGACAGAAACATCATCTTGCAAAAATACTGGTCAGACCTTTTCAAAATTTCTGATCCAAACAAAACGATTGAAATAAAAAATATTGAAGCTAAACTAATTATTAATAAAGAAAAAAGCATTCCAATTATCAAAAGTGCAATACCCATTCAAATTAAAAAAGAACTGGCAATAATTGAGGCATTCATGGATATTACCGACAGGTATGAGGCTGAAGAAAAATTAATAAAAGCCATTGAAAGGGTAAAATTTGGAAATAAATCGAAAGATATTTATTTCAATACCATGATTCAAAACTTAAAAAACCCAATTAAATTAATCCACAATTATTCAAAATCGCTATTAACTCATGATTTTAGCGAAAAACAAAAATTTTATCTCGATTCAATTGATAATAATAGTAAATACTTGCTCGAACACATAAATGACGTTAACGATTTATCGAGTATTTATGATAGTCAAATTGAAATTTTTATTTCAATAGTTGATGTATTTTCTTTTTCAACAAAAGTAAAGGATATTTTTTCCAACCTATTTTCCAAAAAAGACGATATTAGATTCAATTTTCAGACAGATAAAAACATGCCAAAACTTTTGTATTTCGATGAAAAACGATTGAGACAAATAATAAGTAGCATACTAAGGAGCATTCTACAATATACAAAAAGAGGAGAAGTAAGTGTACTAATATCGTATGTTTTGAGCGATATTGTAGAAAATACTGTTGACCTTATTGTCAAAATTGAAGAAAATTTTCAAAGTATTCCTCAAGAATATATCAGGAAAATATTCAATAGTAGTACTGAAATTAGTGAATTATCGAAAACTTGCGAATTGAATTCAAGTATTTTGGAATTAGCATTTTCGTTTCAACTGGCAAAAATAATGAACGGTACAATTACTGTTTCTGATTATAAAAACAGAGGCAGGGCATTTAGAATTGTGCTTAAAAATATTAAAATAGCAGATAATCAAGATATTGACACAAACGTTTCTGAATTTGATTTTAACAATATTGAGTTCGACAATGCAAAAATTCTCCTTTTAGATAGCAATCATTTGAATTGCACTCTGATAAAAGACTTTTTTGCTAACACAAACCTACAATTCATTGAGATGGACGATGGATACGATGCAGTTTACACAACAAGAATGCGAAAGCCTGATTTAATAATGATTAGTAGAAATTTAAAAGGGCTTAGCGATATCGAAACTGTCAGAAATATTAAAAATGAAAAACTAAGTGAAGATACTCCAATAATAGGTATTTTAGAATCTGAAGATGAATTAGGAAGCGACAACGACTTCTACCTCAATTACTTTAATTCAGTCCTTATTAAACCTCTGAACAAAGCGAAACTCGTAGGAGAATTTCTGAAATATCTTAAGAATTCTGCCAAACCACGGAAAATTATATCTCCTTCAGAAAAAAAGAAAACCATAAAAATTGAAAGCTCGCCTTTAGATTTATCAAAAGTTATAATCGAATTAGAAACCACAATCAAAGAGGAATGGAAAGAAGTTAGAAATAGTCATCTGATTAATGAAATAGAAGATTTTGGCAATAAGGTTAGATTATTAGGGGTGAATCATTCAATTCCAAACCTGCAATTATACGGAGAAGAAATTATTCTTGCTTCTAAAAACTTTGATATTCCTAACCTTTCTGCCACATTAAAAAATTATAATTTGATGGTTGAAAATTTAAAATCAGGCAAAAAATATAATTAA